A stretch of Scheffersomyces stipitis CBS 6054 chromosome 2, complete sequence DNA encodes these proteins:
- the GST3 gene encoding Glutathione S-transferase: MPSAVRDKFILYWLDQSRAHRVLWLLELLELDYEVRIYLRHPATWRGPKELFEVHPTGKVPILEIVYADGSEPLIIAETGHIMQYVVQNYDFNKVLTPKTPKQQFEVDYYLHFSEGSIQPIQITLLINSVAKSIAPFGLKKVTKLVSKGMNNGYYLHEWRLFMDVLDKALAKNGTGFFVGDKLSAADVILSFPVYENVFDNLEGVKEITGEKRDIRKMYPHLARWADMVATHPLYVKVTDMMDVKVDDLIANNPHFTYDMGKGEH, encoded by the exons ATGCCTTCTGCCGTTAGAGACAAATTCATTTTGTATTG GCTTGACCAATCCAGAGCCCACCGTGTGTTGTGGCTTCTTGAGCTTTTGGAGCTCGACTATGAAGTCAGAATCTATCTCAGACACCCAGCCACCTGGCGTGGACCCAAGGAGCTTTTCGAAGTTCATCCCACAGGCAAGGTTCCTATCTTAGAAATCGTCTATGCCGATGGCCTGGAGCCTCTTATTATTGCTGAAACAGGACATATAATGCAATATGTGGTACAGAACTacgacttcaacaaggtTTTAACTCCCAAGACTCCCaaacaacaatttgaagttgactACTACTTGCATTTCTCTGAGGGTTCCATCCAGCCCATCCAGATCACATTGTTAATCAACTCTGTGGCCAAGTCCATAGCCCCATTTGGGTTGAAGAAAGTCACTAAGTTGGTTTCCAAAGGCATGAATAATGGCTATTATCTTCATGAATGGAGGCTTTTCATGGATGTCTTGGACAAGGCATTGGCCAAGAATGGCACTGGATTCTTCGTTGGCGACAAGTTGAGTGCTGCTGATGTCATTTTGTCTTTCCCAGTTTACGAAAATGTGTTCGACAACTTGGAAGGAGTCAAAGAGATTACTGGAGAAAAGAGAGATATTAGGAAGATGTACCCACATTTGGCCAGATGGGCAGACATGGTTGCCACGCATCCATTGTACGTCAAGGTTACCGACATGATGGATGTAAAAGTGGACGACCTCATTGCCAACAATCCACACTTTACCTATGATATGGGAAAGGGAGAACATTAG
- the IRS4 gene encoding Increased rDNA silencing protein (go_funtion calcium ion binding): MSENSTASHAAAMAAFKSLANNNTSSSSIPSSYKIPTSAESAKIRSPTPLNSNAAVPQNRPKRAATSVGVKSTTKPMAKSIATPISVKPSKANGFVSGVNKQRAPLPLARADSSLKSSRRYPQSKGLQASSSSSTMPKDMINSVKQSIESKSVGKDPSQKRISSLYEPQEMLKNLRSSISAKTVSGTSVRPMISEKNQAMINGIRDRIDSKRIVTDVSKTSSLSSEDVSHLQGHDLANTHTYQPLNNNDSFSSFGSSFSEVEPSSLSKANGEEDEESIIDNASATVQEHPPVNEEVAKNMNMDKTPKAKPKRRPPPDLVSGPREETSIPMFHDKSVESLPDGYSSTDADITLENDRNSSQSKFPQFPDIKKHKKTEKKGNFLKKYSRPLKCVDNEVNLLDSDEAEEEDETDSSYGKRAPQILTPPTQQVRLKSTMRKTNRRKEKKYMFNENKPWKNHNELSSISEQERKRYEGLWASNKGNYMNSVVTRLVGVDYDSGKSEPEVEEEEDSRKAARLSSKAGTFDSGKMSDQENFHGLLSVEVDQLIHGVVVRRIWKRSRLPRETLEAIWNLVDFRKDGTLNKPEFVVGMWLVDQCLYGRKLPKKVENEVWDSLGSIGLNVVVRKKGKR, translated from the exons ATGTCTGAAAACTCAACAGCCTCACATGCTGCGGCAATGGCAGCCTTCAAGAGTCTAGCCAATAATAATACTAGTAGTAGTTCTATCCCTAGTTCATATAAGATACCCACATCCGCCGAAAGTGCTAAGATACGTTCGCCAACTCCGCTCAACTCGAATGCTGCAGTTCCACAGAATCGCCCAAAAAGAGCTGCCACTTCTGTCGGAGTAAAATCTACAACTAAACCTATGGCTAAATCAATTGCTACACCAATATCTG TAAAACCATCTAAAGCAAATGGATTCGTCTCCGGAGTTAACAAGCAACGTGCTCCACTACCACTTGCTAGAGCAGACTCCTCACTT A AGTCTTCCAGGCGATATCCGCAACTGAAAGGTCTACAAGCATCGCTGTCTCTGAGTACTATGCCCAAGGATATGATCAACAGTGTAAAACAATCTATAGAATCTAAATCAGTAGGAAAAGATCCGAGCCAAAAACGAATTTCGTCTTTATACGAGCCCCAagagatgttgaagaacttgcgTAGCTCCATTTCTGCCAAAACTGTCTCAGGAACAAGTGTGAGACCCATGATATCTGAGAAGAACCAGGCAATGATCAATGGAATCAGGGACAGAATAGACCTGAAACGCATAGTCACCGATGTTTCCAAGACTTCACTGCTTTCATCGGAAGATGTATCTCACCTACAAGGGCACGATCTCGCCAACACACACACATACCAACCTTTAAATAACAATGATTCGTTCTCATCCTTTGGTTCTTCCTTTCTGGAAGTTGAgccttcaagtctttcCAAAGCCAACGgcgaagaagatgaagagtcGATAATAGACAATGCTAGTGCAACTGTTCAGGAGCACCCTCCTGTGAATGAGGAAGTAGCAAAGAACATGAATATGGACA AAACTCCCAAAGCAAAACCGAAAAGAAGACCGCCTCCTGATCTTGTGA GTGGTCCAAGGGAAGAAACTCTGATTCCGATGTTCCATGACAAATCTGTTGAATCTCTTCCAGATGGATACTCTTCCACTGATGCCGATATCACGTTGGAAAATGATCGAAACTCGTCTCAATCCAAGTTTCCTCAATTCCCTGACATAAAAAAACATAAAAAAACTGAGAAAAAGGGAAATTTTCTTAAGAAATATTCTCGACCATTAAAATGTGTGGATAACGAAGTTAACCTTCTTGATCTGGACGAAGctgaggaagaagacgagaCTGACAGTTCATATGGAAAGAGAGCCCCGCAGATCTTGACTCCTCCTACACAACAGGTGCGATTGAAGTCGACAATGAGAAAAACTAACAGaaggaaagagaaaaagtaTATGTTCAACGAAAACAAACCGTGGAAAAATCACAACGAATTGTCTAGTATCtcagaacaagaaagaaaacggTACGAAGGTCTCTGGGCCAGTAACAAAGGCAACTATATGAACTCAGTAGTCACCAGGTTAGTAGGTGTGGACTATGACCTGGGTAAATCTGAACcagaagtggaagaagaagaggattcAAGAAAAGCAGCTCGTCTCTCTTCCAAAGCTGGAACTTTTGATTCTGGCAAAATGAGTGATCAAGAAAACTTTCATGGTTTACTTTCTGTTGAAGTCGACCAGCTTATACATGGAGTCGTTGTTAGAAGAATATGGAAGAGAAGTAGATTGCCACGAGAAACACTAGAAGCGATCTGGAACTTGGTTGACTTTAGAAAAGATGGTACGCTTAACAAACCTGAATTTGTAGTTGGTATGTGGCTTGTTGATCAATGTTTGTATGGGCGGAAGTTGCCGAAGAAGGTAGAGAACGAGGTATGGGATAGTTTGGGAAGCATTGGGTTGAATGTAGTAGTACGCAAGAAAGGAAAACGATAG
- the PLO2 gene encoding Structural maintenance of chromosome protein 3 (sister chromatid cohesion complex Cohesin, subunit SMC3) (Structural maintenance of chromosome protein 3 (SMC3) (sister chromatid cohesion complex Cohesin, subunit SMC3) Ploidy-related. Shares homology with PLO1) — MNLMDMLSGDPPSSIYTTQDVDMTSILDENAVIHTSTNTLNEQGQHHESSIYYLPTVLTRLQKELAEVVVQLFSTDLVGEVRSKRSRTSIDSLLESVTNSSNSLSSFDKVTLLFDQLSIINNHPSLLVDHFMPKKLLLSDVSERLVAMSGKFHLFNRIVDSLIESEHGPGGFHVLVVAQSVKEIELIEGLIIGKRIYYNNFSNAKLYNDNRGIPDFHNPKNKKLKDKVCLYLVTSQQLYNNYVPSSGNDNSKFNLIFSFDIKLDVTSPSVELLRGDTEETPIYIAVPVFSIEHVQLQFPEPRPSLNYEKDTSNPLFKWKLQVINAFIVNRFNLFEIEDKTFFLDVYGGRMSRSQGWFNRSNASFPSLLQDYDKKLNLHFTDEKLIKKLNSNYSTFDIIHENFKLKSYDYKSYKEKLAEILNLRLDQIETTTYELHSKIPHFREIESKRQIQYDFDEDKIADSYRKLRRLNEDAGFAEKKLGRIETDLVRTVEKKTELERRNSFLVEHNKEATEKLKELTRNQEKSLDELQKELCIVESEFNKLNEENDAVRQKYQNSSTTAVQLSSQLHKLKEQNIKLEAKLNGPGMRSLPVLIHKDSSSVCEHQLKRLKTNNNFLSLFLQEKIEKLSKERQIILETTATGSSSRPSNRISRASTPM; from the coding sequence ATGAACCTTATGGATATGTTACTGGGAGATCCTCCCTCGTCAATATACACTACCCAGGATGTGGATATGACATCTATTTTGGACGAAAACGCTGTTATtcatacttcaacaaatacCCTCAATGAGCAGGGCCAGCACCACGAAAGCAGTATCTACTACTTGCCAACAGTATTGACACGACTCCAGAAGGAATTAGCTGAGGTTGtagttcaacttttcagtactgatcttgttggtgaagttcGCTCCAAGAGACTGAGAACTAGTATAGACAGTTTGTTGGAATCTGTGACAAACTCCAGCAACTCACTCAGCTCGTTTGACAAAGTCACCCTTTTGTTTGACCAACTCAGCATCATAAACAATCATCCCTCGTTATTGGTAGACCACTTTATGCccaagaaacttcttttACTGGATGTCAGCGAGAGATTGGTAGCGATGTCCGGAAAATtccatttgttcaacaGAATTGTAGATTCATTAATAGAAAGTGAACATGGCCCAGGTGGATTCCATGTTCTTGTGGTCGCACAGAGTGTCAAGGAAATTGAGCTCATCGAAGGCTTAATTATTGGAAAGAGGATCTACTATAACAATTTCAGCAATGCCAAGTTGTACAATGATAACCGGGGCATTCCTGACTTCCACAACcccaagaacaagaagttgaaggataAGGTATGTTTGTACTTGGTGACGTCACAACAGTTGTACAATAACTACGTACCGTCTTCTGGGAATgacaattccaaatttaACTTGATTTTTTCGTTTGACATCAAACTAGATGTCACGAGTCCGAGTGTAGAGCTTCTTAGAGGAGACACTGAAGAGACCCCAATTTACATTGCTGTGCCAGTTTTTTCCATTGAGCATGTGCAACTCCAATTTCCCGAGCCTAGACCTTCGCTAAATTACGAAAAAGATACTTCCAATCCTCTTTTCAAATGGAAGCTTCAGGTGATCAACGCATTCATAGTGAACAGGTTCAATTTGTTCGAGATCGAGGACAAAaccttcttccttgatgTTTACGGAGGACGAATGAGCAGACTGCAGGGCTGGTTCAATAGGAGTAATGCGCTGTTTCCATCTCTTTTGCAAGACTatgacaagaagttgaacttaCATTTCACAgatgagaagttgatcaagaaattAAATTCCAACTATTCTACATTTGATATTATCCAtgagaacttcaagttaAAGAGCTATGACTACAAGAGCTATAAAGAGAAGTTAGCTGAGATTCTTAACTTGAGACTCGACCAGATAGAAACTACCACATACGAGTTGCACAGCAAGATTCCCCATTTtagagaaattgaatcAAAACGGCAAATCCAATATGATTTCGATGAAGACAAAATCGCAGATAGCTACCGCAAATTAAGAAGGCTAAATGAGGATGCTGGATTCgctgaaaagaagcttGGAAGGATTGAAACAGATTTGGTGAGAACTgtagagaagaagacagaatTAGAACGAAGAAATAGTTTCCTCGTGGAGCATAACAAGGAAgcaactgaaaaattgaaggaaCTCACAAGAAATCAGGAAAAGTCGCTAGATGAGCTTCAGAAGGAACTTTGCATTGTAGAGAGTGAGTTCAATAAACtaaacgaagaaaatgatgCCGTCCGTCAGAAGTACCAGAATAGCTCTACTACGGCAGTGCAATTGTCTAGTCAACTTCATAAATTGAAGGAGCAGAATATCAAGCTTGAGGCTAAGCTTAATGGACCAGGAATGAGATCTTTGCCTGTTTTGATCCACAAAGACAGTTCATCAGTCTGCGAGCAtcaattgaagagattgaagacaaataacaacttcttgtcgttgttcCTTCAGGAGAAGATAGAGAAGCTAAGCAAAGAGAGACAGATTATACTAGAGACTACAGCAACGGGCTCTTCCAGTAGACCCAGCAACAGAATAAGCAGAGCATCTACGCCGATGTGA
- the DPL1 gene encoding dihydrosphingosine-1-phosphate lyase (go_funtion carboxy-lyase activity~go_process amino acid metabolism), protein MSDNIVVNSYLSGKSFGVPYMPRDFPELVFYIKTFIYSYTIQTFYWFSERYFSEQVFTYPWNYLALARDVWITWVVWTKLSYFVSWIRGYGIVRSLRALYRNVSTRVFKFILSLPIIKNKVDSELAATLVKMEKELMKNDDSLLQFPSLPEQGLSKDAIVEELDKLQELKHSNWVDGRVSGAVYHGGDDLLELQAEAYRKYSVANQLHPDVFPGVRKMEAEVVAMVLEIFNGPKGSCGSTTSGGTESLLLAGLAAREYAKRKKGLTSNFEVIAPVTIHAGIEKACYYFGMRLHKVDLDPKTYQVDLKKVKRLINSNTVLLVGSAPNFPHGIIDDIEGLSDLAVKYNIPLHVDACLGSFIVTFLERSKVHGDVDLPKFDFRVPGVTSISCDTHKYGFAPKGSSIIMYRNTQLRECQYYISSDWTGGMYGSPTLAGSRPGALMVGCWATLVNYGIAGYEKSCRDIVSSAMKVKKAIRSDKVLSTYLEVIGEPVASVISFKVKDEYAKKKFSVYELGDILKKKGWHFSTLQHPPALHFAFTKLTIPIVDEMLADLVSSVHELVDHWENSTTPSSDVATIYGVAGSVRTAGVADKVIVAFLDTLYKI, encoded by the coding sequence ATGTCTGACAATATAGTGGTGAATTCTTATCTCTCAGGCAAGAGTTTTGGCGTGCCCTACATGCCTCGGGATTTTCCAGAGTTAGTCTTCTATATCAAAACCTTTATTTATTCCTACACTATTCAGACCTTTTATTGGTTTCTGGAGAGGTACTTTTCCGAGCAAGTGTTCACGTATCCGTGGAATTACTTAGCGTTAGCAAGAGATGTCTGGATTACGTGGGTGGTCTGGACGAAATTGTCGTACTTCGTGTCGTGGATTCGTGGTTATGGCATTGTTCGCTCTCTTCGGGCTTTGTATAGAAACGTTTCTACTAGAGTCTTTAAGTTTATCTTGTCATTGCCcattatcaagaataaGGTCGATTCTGAACTTGCTGCCACGCTAGTAAAAATGGAGAAggaattgatgaaaaatgaCGACAGTCTCTTGCAATTCCCGTCTCTTCCGGAACAAGGACTTAGTAAGGAtgcaattgtagaagaattggataAGCTTCAGGAATTGAAACACTCCAACTGGGTCGATGGAAGAGTCAGCGGGGCTGTTTATCATGGAGGagacgacttgttggaattgcAAGCCGAGGCTTACAGAAAGTATTCTGTAGCCAACCAGCTTCATCCGGACGTGTTTCCCGGAGTGCGGAAAATGGAAGCTGAAGTCGTAGCCATGGTGCTTGAGATTTTCAATGGGCCAAAGGGAAGCTGTGGCTCTACCACTTCTGGAGGTACTGAGTCGTTGCTATTGGCTGGTTTAGCGGCCAGAGAATATGCTAAAAGAAAAAAGGGATTAACGTCTAACTTTGAAGTTATTGCTCCGGTTACAATCCATGCTGGTATAGAAAAGGCGTGCTATTATTTTGGCATGAGACTTCACAAAGTGGATTTGGATCCAAAAACGTACCAAgtagacttgaagaaggtcaAAAGACTCATAAACTCTAACACGGTATTGTTAGTAGGGTCAGCACCTAATTTTCCTCACGGCATTATCGACGATATCGAAGGTCTTTCGGACCTAGCAGTAAAGTACAACATCCCTCTTCATGTGGATGCCTGTTTAGGGTCGTTTATTGTTACCTTTTTAGAAAGATCAAAAGTCCATGGAGACGTTGATCTTCCTAAATTTGACTTCAGAGTTCCTGGAGTTACTTCAATCTCGTGTGACACTCACAAGTACGGCTTTGCTCCGAAAGGTTCGTCTATTATCATGTACAGAAATACGCAGTTACGTGAATGTCAGTACTACATTCTGAGCGACTGGACTGGCGGAATGTATGGCTCACCGACTTTGGCTGGGTCCAGACCCGGTGCCTTGATGGTAGGTTGCTGGGCTACATTAGTCAATTACGGAATCGCCGGATATGAAAAGTCTTGCAGAGACATTGTAAGTTCGGCAATGAAAGTCAAGAAGGCTATTCGTTCCGATAAAGTCTTGAGCACGTATTTAGAAGTAATAGGTGAGCCTGTTGCATCGGTTATTTCGTTCAAGGTTAAGGACGAGTATGccaaaaagaaattcaGTGTATATGAATTGGGAGATATCCTCAAAAAGAAAGGATGGCATTTCCTGACCTTGCAACATCCACCAGCTCTTCACTTTGCCTTCACCAAGCTTACCATCCCTATTGTAGATGAAATGCTTGCTGATCTTGTGTCATCAGTACATGAGTTGGTGGATCATTGGGAGAATAGTACTACACCAAGTAGTGATGTTGCTACTATATATGGGGTTGCTGGCAGCGTGAGAACTGCAGGTGTCGCCGATAAAGTGATTGTAGCTTTCTTAGATACTTTGTATAAGATCTAG
- the TCD5.1 gene encoding taurine catabolism dioxygenase (taurine catabolism dioxygenase similar to Fe(II)-dependent sulfonate/alpha-ketoglutarate dioxygenase~go_funtion oxidoreductase activity~go_process electron transport), translated as MAPAATSQKISEKDDLDATIKKLASLKPIGHSSYTGEIKSGYSGSWAEKLPETTKARYARHGVDISKGYPYVPEVDKIPKFVNEAYAIRNEVYPYVERGAKADPEKKALFGAAKEVINLTKHLGTEIVGLQLSDLNDQQKDELALLVAERVVVFFRDQDLSPQKQLELGHYWGQVEVHPQVPRISEEFNGVSVIWQDYYRAKYGLHLSFKKAIGGNAQWHTDLVHELQPAGITHLHNDAIPSVGGDTLWASGYAAYDKLSPAFQKFLDGKTAIYRSAHQYVDPENPLKGPKYVEREHPIVRTHPATGWKFLFVNRSMTVRIVGLEPEESKTILEYLFSVYEKNLDIQVRFNWRPTKEGLGTSAIWDNRASQHFAVWDHEGKENRHGTRVTSLAEIPFFDENSKSQREALGLSLD; from the coding sequence ATGGCTCCAGCTGCTACTTCCCAAAAGATCTCAGAAAAGGACGACTTAGATGCTaccatcaagaagttggcttCCTTGAAGCCAATCGGTCACTCCAGTTACACTGGTGAGATCAAGTCTGGTTACTCTGGTTCTTGGGCCGAAAAGCTTCCAGAAACTACAAAGGCTAGATACGCTAGACATGGTGTTGACATTTCCAAGGGTTACCCTTACGTCCCTGAAGTTGACAAGATTCCTAAGTTTGTCAACGAAGCTTATGCTATTAGAAACGAAGTGTACCCATATGTCGAGAGAGGTGCCAAAGCTGATCCAGAAAAGAAGGCATTATTCGGTGCTGCCAAGGAAGtaatcaacttgaccaagCATCTCGGTACTGAGATTGTTGGTTTGCAATTGAGCGACTTGAATGACCAACAAAAGGACGAATTGGCTTTATTGGTAGCTGAAAGAGttgtcgttttcttcaGAGACCAAGACTTGTCTCCCCAGAAGCAATTGGAATTGGGCCATTACTGGggccaagttgaagttcatcCACAAGTTCCTCGTATaagtgaagaattcaaCGGTGTCTCCGTGATCTGGCAAGATTACTACCGTGCCAAGTATGGTTTGCACCTTAGTTTCAAGAAGGCTATTGGTGGTAATGCGCAATGGCACACTGATTTGGTTCACGAGCTTCAGCCAGCTGGTATCACGCACTTGCACAACGATGCTATTCCATCTGTTGGCGGTGACACTTTATGGGCTTCAGGTTATGCTGCTTACGATAAGTTGTCTCCAGCCttccagaagttcttggacGGCAAGACTGCCATCTACAGATCGGCCCATCAATATGTTGACCCAGAAAACCCATTGAAGGGTCCTAAGTATGTTGAAAGAGAACACCCTATTGTTAGAACTCATCCTGCTACTGGATGGAAGTTCTTGTTCGTCAACCGTTCCATGACTGTCAGAATTGTCGGCTTAGAGCCAGAAGAGTCTAAGACTATTTTGGAATACTTGTTTAGCGTCTAcgagaagaacttggataTCCAGGTCAGATTCAACTGGAGACCAACCAAGGAAGGCTTGGGTACTTCTGCTATTTGGGACAACAGAGCTTCGCAGCACTTCGCTGTCTGGGACCACGAAGGCAAAGAAAACAGACACGGCACCAGAGTCACTTCTTTGGCCGAAATTCCATTCTTTGACGAAAACTCAAAGTCTCAGAGAGAAGCCTTGGGCTTATCGTTGGATTAG
- the GST1 gene encoding glutathione S-transferase (Glutathione S-transferase Posttranslational modification, protein turnover, chaperones) — protein sequence MSQPKITLHWLNASRSHRILWLLEELGLKYDIKLYQRDKRSRAPPELFKVHPLGKSPVVEIEEEDGSKKVLAETGHIVSYLVRKFDTKGQLSGKTEDDKEQIDYFTHYTEGSLQPILVGLFVNDVAKQQTPFGVRFLTSMIVGAINNAYYGKEALLQLQYVDDYLKKQHQKGSKYFVGDSLTVADILMEFPLKTNLFSNPERTSTLLGSDSLESKYPNISEWCKFITKEPGLLRANGAIQEKSKL from the exons ATGTCCCAACCCAAAATTACTTTGCACTG GTTAAATGCTTCCAGATCCCACCGTATCTTATGGTTGCTAGAAGAACTCGGACTCAAGTATGATATCAAATTGTATCAAAGAGATAAAAGGAGTAGAGCACCACCGGAACTTTTCAAGGTCCACCCTTTGGGAAAGTCTCCTGTTGTGGAAatagaggaagaagatggaagtAAGAAGGTGTTAGCTGAAACTGGCCATATAGTCAGCTATCTTGTTCGGAAATTTGATACAAAGGGTCAATTAAGTGGTAAGACAGAGGACGACAAAGAACAGATTGACTACTTTACTCATTACACCGAAGGTAGTTTGCAACCAATCTTGGTTGGTTTGTTTGTGAACGATGTAGCTAAGCAGCAGACTCCGTTTGGAGTTAGGTTCCTTACGTCTATGATCGTAGGTGCCATCAATAACGCCTACTATGGAAAAGAGGCTCTATTACAATTACAGTATGTAGACGactatttgaagaagcagcaCCAAAAAGGAAGCAAGTACTTCGTTGGTGATTCTTTGACTGTCGCCGACATCTTGATGGAGTTCCCTCTCAAGACCAACCTTTTCTCGAATCCAGAAAGGACAAGTACACTACTTGGCTCAGATAGTCTTGAGTCGAAGTATCCCAACATTTCTGAGTGGTGCAAATTTATTACCAAAGAACCCGGCTTGCTTCGTGCCAACGGAGccattcaagaaaaaagCAAATTATAG
- the NOB1 gene encoding Predicted RNA-binding protein Nob1p involved in 26S proteasome assembly — protein sequence MTEAVVEKLANIKALVLDATPLITQPATALQQHAQTFYTTPGVHGELKDEHARQQLILWGDKLKIRHPKPESIQKVSSFAKLTGDYAVLSINDIHIIALAYELEIELNNGPWRLRKYPGEKLEYKKKTPVVEETKEETVGGEDKEEVKEEIKAPVVTEESTEEPKKAKKPRRRGGKRQREKREAELQKALDEESEETTPEVEETKTEEQPAESTTNETTQDNSEQIDEIKENHLEEDYEEEDDDGEWITPENLMEEIMKDNSEQIQERTSTSKSEPFIKVALSTGDFACQNVAMQIGLNLMNPSSGKQIKRVRNYMYRCHACFRLTPIPKNGTPKHFCPKCGGNTLLRCAVSVDNITGRITPHLKANFQWIKRGEKFSLPSPLSKNQQRLAGNGGYQHNKENRHKSLQNPLILREDQKEYQKALKDDDWQRRQQEKLLEEWIGGGSADNFVSPFSSVNSGRHSGVKVGRGRYVNSSRGKRK from the coding sequence ATGACAGAAGCTGTagttgaaaagttggcAAACATTAAGGCGTTAGTGCTTGATGCTACTCCACTCATCACCCAACCTGCAACTGCTCTTCAGCAACATGCTCAGACGTTTTATACTACACCTGGAGTTCATGGAGAATTGAAAGATGAGCATGCCAGACAGCAGTTGATCTTATGGGGGGACAAGCTTAAGATCAGACACCCAAAGCCTGAGTCCATTCAAAAGGTTAGTAGTTTTGCCAAGTTGACAGGTGACTATGCTGTCTTGTCTATTAACGATATTCACATCATTGCACTTGCCTATGAATTGGAGATTGAGTTGAATAATGGTCCTTGGAGATTGAGAAAGTATCCAGGTGAAAAGTTAgagtacaagaagaaaactcCTGTAGTCGAGGAAACCAAGGAAGAAACAGTCGGGGgagaagataaagaagaagtcaaagaagaaatcaaagcTCCTGTTGTTACTGAAGAGAGTACCGAGGAACCCAAGAAGGCTAAGAAACCACGTCGTAGAGGTGGAAAGAGACAGAGAGAGAAGAGAGAAGCCGAATTACAGAAGGCTctagatgaagaatctgaagaaactaCCCCAGAGGTCGAAGAAACTAagacagaagaacaacCTGCCGAATCAACTACAAACGAAACCACTCAAGACAATTCTGAACAAATAGATGAAATTAAAGAAaatcatcttgaagaagattatgaagaagaagatgacgatggAGAATGGATCACTCCAGAGAACTTGATGGAAGAAATAATGAAGGATAACAGTGAGCAGATTCAGGAAAGAACATCCACTAGTAAGTCTGAGCCTTTCATCAAAGTAGCACTTTCCACCGGAGATTTTGCCTGTCAGAATGTAGCCATGCAGATTGGTCTTAACTTGATGAATCCATCGTCTGGTAAACAGATCAAGAGAGTTCGTAACTACATGTACAGATGTCATGCCTGTTTCCGTTTAACACCTATTCCTAAGAACGGGACGCCTAAGCATTTCTGTCCCAAGTGTGGTGGTAATACGTTGTTGAGGTGTGCAGTTTCGGTGGACAACATTACAGGAAGAATCACCCCACACTTGAAGGCTAACTTCCAGTGGATCAAGAGAGGAGAAAAGTTTAGTTTGCCATCTCCATTGAGTAAGAACCAGCAGAGATTGGCTGGTAACGGTGGATACCAACacaacaaagaaaaccGTCACAAGTCGTTGCAAAACCCATTGATATTGAGAGAAGACCAGAAGGAGTATCAGAAGGCTCTCAAAGATGATGACTGGCAGAGAAGACAAcaagagaagttgttggaagaatgGATTGGAGGCGGAAGTGCCGACAACTTTGTTTCTCCATTTAGCAGTGTCAATTCGGGAAGACATTCTGGTGTGAAGGTTGGTCGTGGCCGTTACGTCAACTCATCCAGaggaaagagaaagtag